Proteins encoded by one window of Nasonia vitripennis strain AsymCx chromosome 5, Nvit_psr_1.1, whole genome shotgun sequence:
- the LOC103315419 gene encoding uncharacterized protein LOC103315419 — translation MDSGNNVASEPRGAVDVTSAAPIGAELNAEPCEGRNQRREAALSAQTRRRNSARRARNAQQADEPGDDEEIETHGPLTIRTSEPMEIVAIAKNPQACPKCLQGGTQLLCMGSWELSRHINKEHPSVDVTWVCGACQRRCTTLRSWSCHVLHCKGRQEPKDLPFKCEHCSLSFDSQIGLSQHERHVHPEVRNDKRAAEANKPKGKSGRRPSIWSDEDLLLIRELESEYHGARNINEKIAEHFPDRTGRQVSDARRRKDYAALRGRGGPQGPAEGVEAIEEVDEGEIPEGEELVATDGAALESGPPENGGSAPAEQVNAPALESSSQQDRECSPAVGSDEQIEDSSDDDEFSDALGEISLPEPLSVERTTISPPPRDDWKGPMRWEICNASEEAGSYANWVTGLQELVRNNALSEIGLDSLYDQLIQIMRHPSDDNEQDHLQLNARGPPRRGHRKNRRRRRLTAADRKRFAFARCQDLWNNNPMKLAELVIANDLSILQSRQAPGRTETQTLYNELWGRVGPNIEAPRRTEDPIPVSRIFNPITPQEIMGRIRRIKNDSAAGPDGVTKDDLRGRGVSIALSKLFNSILLAGYYPKAWRENRTTLLPKPDKDPADVKNWRHITISSMVSRVYSGLLDQRVRAIIKQCDRQKGFTEENGCFSNIQLLDDAVSNAKKRAVSLLSWMFRKHSNSTLSRMP, via the coding sequence ATGGACAGTGGAAATAACGTTGCCTCGGAGCCGAGGGGAGCTGTGGATGTGACCTCAGCAGCTCCAATCGGGGCGGAGTTAAACGCCGAACCTTGCGAAGGTCGCAACCAAAGGAGGGAGGCTGCCTTAAGTGCTCAAACACGCCGGCGAAATTCGGCCCGCCGAGCTCGGAATGCCCAACAGGCTGACGAGCCCGGCGATGATGAGGAAATAGAGACACACGGGCCTCTAACTATCCGGACGTCGGAGCCGATGGAGATTGTCGCAATAGCGAAAAACCCACAGGCCTGTCCCAAATGCCTGCAGGGAGGTACCCAACTTCTCTGCATGGGCAGCTGGGAATTAAGCAGGCACATTAATAAAGAACATCCGTCAGTCGACGTGACCTGGGTGTGCGGTGCTTGTCAAAGGCGCTGCACAACGCTCAGGTCGTGGAGCTGTCATGTTCTTCACTGTAAGGGGCGACAAGAACCAAAGGATCTGCCGTTCAAATGTGAGCATTGCAGCTTGTCGTTTGACTCGCAAATCGGACTCTCTCAGCACGAGAGGCATGTCCATCCAGAGGTGCGAAACGATAAGCGCGCGGCAGAGGCCAATAAGCCAAAGGGCAAGAGTGGCCGTAGGCCTTCTATATGGTCCGACGAAGACTTGCTGCTCATCCGGGAATTAGAGAGCGAATACCACGGAGCTCGAAATATCAATGAAAAAATAGCTGAACATTTCCCGGATAGAACAGGCAGACAGGTGTCGGACGCCCGGAGGCGAAAGGATTATGCCGCGCTCCGAGGGAGAGGAGGCCCGCAAGGCCCAGCAGAAGGAGTCGAGGCCATTGAAGAGGTAGACGAAGGCGAAATCCCTGAGGGGGAAGAGCTGGTCGCCACCGATGGCGCTGCGTTGGAAAGCGGCCCCCCGGAGAATGGAGGGAGCGCACCCGCAGAACAAGTCAATGCGCCCGCGCTGGAAAGCAGTTCTCAGCAAGATCGAGAGTGCAGCCCGGCAGTGGGGTCCGATGAACAAATCGAGGACAGCAGTGACGACGACGAATTCAGCGACGCATTAGGAGAAATATCACTCCCAGAACCTCTCTCGGTTGAACGCACAACAATCTCACCACCTCCTCGAGATGACTGGAAAGGCCCAATGAGGTGGGAGATTTGCAATGCGAGCGAAGAAGCCGGAAGTTACGCGAACTGGGTGACTGGACTGCAGGAGCTAGTCAGGAACAATGCGCTGAGTGAAATAGGACTAGACTCCCTGTATGACCAGCTCATCCAGATTATGCGGCACCCTTCCGATGACAACGAACAGGATCACCTTCAATTGAACGCTAGAGGCCCCCCACGAAGGGGCCACCGCAAGAACCGACGGCGCCGTCGTCTCACggccgctgatcgaaagcggtttGCCTTTGCCAGGTGCCAAGATCTTTGGAACAACAACCCAATGAAGCTAGCCGAGTTAGTGATTGCCAATGACCTGTCTATTCTCCAAAGCCGCCAAGCGCCAGGTAGAACGGAGACACAGACTCTGTACAACGAGCTGTGGGGGAGGGTCGGACCTAATATCGAAGCGCCAAGGCGCACCGAGGACCCGATACCCGTATCGAGGATCTTCAATCCGATCACTCCCCAAGAGATAATGGGCAGAATCAGGCGAATCAAAAACGACTCGGCAGCGGGCCCTGACGGGGTAACGAAGGATGACCTGAGAGGAAGAGGAGTCAGCATAGCCCTCTCCAAGCTGTTCAACTCGATCCTGCTAGCGGGTTACTACCCAAAGGCATGGAGAGAGAACAGAACAACCCTTCTGCCGAAGCCAGACAAAGATCCTGCTGACGTTAAGAACTGGCGGCACATTACGATCAGCTCAATGGTTAGTCGAGTCTACTCAGGCTTGCTTGACCAGCGAGTGAGGGCCATCATTAAGCAGTGTGATCGGCAGAAAGGATTCACCGAGGAAAATGGCTGTTTCAGCAACATACAGTTGTTGGATGATGCCGTATCGAACGCAAAGAAGCGGGCGGTGTCATTACTATCTTGGATGTTTCGAAAGCATTCGAATTCGACACTGTCCCGCATGCCGTGA